From Micromonospora nigra, one genomic window encodes:
- a CDS encoding radical SAM protein codes for MTRIAICGGVYSNPYALRAFVADARAKGADRLWCLGDFGGYGAEPEEIWTLLRGNDIECIAGNYEVAIGRGDPDCGCGYRDPRDNEYAQLMYDYTRTHTSAGYAAWMRSLPTERRERVDGVDVHLVHGSTLQLNDFWWESLTDQEHRERVAASGADVICCTHSGIPWTRRIDGTLVVNVGVLGRPANDGRQEVWYALLDVVDGAAEATLVPLAYDWRAHAASMRAAGLPEAFVETVETGWWTTCLEIVPPQERSHGRFQLYRSALPDEFGAAEVSWADAPDTVDDGRPVVELFGTALFPPRLWLYTNFHCNLKCWYCSVASHPKARPREISGERYRELVDEAVAEGFTELYVTGGEPFLRADVVELLEYASERIATVALTNGLLYKGRRRTELARLAHRPNLILQTSIDGARAETHDRNRGEGSWVRAMEGIEIAQSLGMPVRVGMTETAQNQDEVPLLRELLRQRGIVGANFAVRPLVRRGHSDTGVEIDDQNTVPELAVTADGWHWHPAGADLATSPDMLLGPSEISMREAKRRAVERFLVRRQSDGSLPQIYHCAV; via the coding sequence ATGACCAGGATCGCCATCTGTGGGGGTGTGTACTCCAACCCGTATGCGCTGCGGGCCTTCGTGGCCGACGCGCGCGCCAAGGGCGCCGACCGGTTGTGGTGCCTCGGCGACTTCGGCGGCTACGGCGCGGAGCCGGAGGAGATCTGGACGCTGCTGCGCGGGAACGACATCGAGTGCATCGCGGGCAACTACGAGGTGGCGATCGGACGCGGGGACCCGGACTGCGGCTGCGGCTACCGCGACCCCCGCGACAACGAGTACGCGCAGCTCATGTACGACTACACCCGCACCCACACCAGCGCCGGTTACGCGGCCTGGATGCGGTCGCTGCCCACCGAGCGGCGGGAACGCGTCGACGGCGTGGACGTGCACCTGGTGCACGGCTCGACGCTGCAGCTCAACGACTTCTGGTGGGAGTCGCTGACCGACCAGGAGCACCGGGAGCGGGTCGCCGCGAGCGGAGCGGACGTCATCTGCTGCACCCACTCCGGCATCCCGTGGACCCGGCGGATCGACGGGACCCTGGTGGTCAACGTCGGCGTGCTGGGCCGCCCGGCCAACGACGGCCGGCAGGAGGTCTGGTACGCCCTGCTCGACGTCGTCGACGGCGCCGCCGAGGCGACCCTGGTGCCGTTGGCGTACGACTGGCGGGCGCACGCCGCATCGATGCGCGCCGCCGGGCTGCCGGAGGCGTTCGTGGAGACGGTGGAGACCGGCTGGTGGACGACCTGCCTGGAGATCGTGCCGCCACAGGAGCGCAGTCACGGTCGATTCCAGCTCTACCGCAGTGCCCTGCCGGACGAGTTCGGAGCCGCGGAGGTCAGCTGGGCCGACGCGCCGGATACGGTGGACGACGGCCGGCCGGTGGTGGAGTTGTTCGGCACCGCCCTCTTCCCGCCCCGGCTCTGGCTCTACACCAACTTCCACTGCAACCTGAAGTGCTGGTACTGCTCGGTCGCCTCGCATCCGAAGGCCCGGCCTCGGGAGATCAGCGGGGAGCGCTACCGGGAGCTGGTGGACGAGGCGGTCGCGGAGGGTTTCACCGAGCTGTACGTCACCGGGGGTGAGCCTTTCCTGCGCGCGGACGTCGTGGAGCTGCTGGAGTACGCCAGCGAGCGGATCGCCACGGTGGCGTTGACCAACGGGCTGCTCTACAAGGGCCGGCGGCGTACCGAACTGGCCCGGCTGGCGCACCGGCCGAACCTGATCCTGCAGACGTCGATCGACGGCGCCCGGGCCGAGACCCACGACCGCAACCGGGGCGAGGGCAGCTGGGTGCGGGCGATGGAGGGCATCGAGATCGCCCAGTCACTGGGTATGCCGGTACGGGTCGGGATGACCGAGACGGCGCAGAACCAGGACGAGGTACCGCTGCTGCGCGAGCTGCTGCGCCAACGGGGGATCGTCGGGGCGAACTTCGCCGTACGGCCGCTGGTGCGGCGCGGACACTCCGACACCGGCGTGGAGATCGACGACCAGAACACGGTGCCGGAGCTGGCGGTCACCGCCGACGGCTGGCACTGGCACCCTGCCGGTGCCGACCTGGCCACCAGCCCGGACATGCTGCTCGGCCCGTCGGAGATCTCGATGCGCGAGGCCAAGCGCCGGGCGGTGGAACGTTTCCTGGTGCGACGGCAGTCCGACGGGTCGCTGCCGCAGATCTACCACTGCGCCGTCTGA
- a CDS encoding FAD-dependent oxidoreductase: MNVDQPHDLSAAEPGVVDTGDDAPAGMDPEVALAAVRAGVAIIGAGPVGLAAALAAADAGWPFTVYESGSGVGGNVRRWGHVRLFTPWSMNVSEPMARHLTAAGHPVPDDADTCPTGAELVTRLLEPLASLPALAGRIELGTTVLAVGREGLLKHEEIGTDQRAAHPFRILVRRADGTTDVVRAGLVIDCTGNYATPNSTGDGGVPAPGEEEAGDRIVRQLPDVAGDPDGWAGRSVLLVGAGKSAQTAARDLAALTAAAPDTRVHWAVRGTQPGWGAVDDDPLPERQALVESSNRLAEGAQPGFQVLTGVRVDAFRPVGDRLGVRLTGAADLELQVDRVLSLTGHVPDPTLHRQLQVHECYATAAPIALAAELLGEEAGDCLAQASHGVNVLRNPEPNYFILGAKSYGRNSQFLLRVGYEQVAEVAGAYPAPARLG, from the coding sequence ATGAACGTCGACCAGCCGCACGACCTGTCCGCCGCCGAGCCGGGGGTGGTGGACACCGGCGACGACGCGCCGGCGGGGATGGACCCGGAGGTGGCGCTCGCCGCGGTACGCGCCGGAGTGGCGATCATCGGCGCCGGTCCGGTCGGGCTTGCCGCCGCGCTCGCCGCCGCCGACGCCGGCTGGCCGTTCACCGTCTACGAGAGCGGCTCGGGCGTGGGCGGCAACGTGCGCCGATGGGGGCACGTGCGGCTCTTCACGCCGTGGTCGATGAACGTGTCCGAACCGATGGCCCGGCACCTGACGGCGGCCGGGCACCCGGTGCCGGACGACGCCGACACCTGCCCGACCGGGGCGGAGCTGGTCACCCGGCTACTCGAACCACTCGCCAGCCTGCCCGCCCTGGCCGGGCGGATCGAGCTCGGCACCACCGTCCTGGCTGTCGGCCGGGAAGGGCTGCTCAAGCACGAAGAGATCGGCACCGACCAGCGGGCGGCACACCCCTTCCGGATACTGGTGCGGCGGGCCGACGGGACGACCGACGTGGTCCGGGCCGGGCTGGTGATCGACTGCACCGGCAACTACGCCACCCCCAACTCCACGGGCGACGGCGGGGTGCCCGCCCCGGGCGAGGAGGAGGCGGGCGACCGGATCGTCCGTCAACTGCCCGACGTCGCGGGTGACCCGGACGGGTGGGCGGGCCGGAGCGTCCTGCTCGTCGGGGCGGGCAAATCCGCTCAGACGGCGGCCCGTGACCTTGCCGCGCTGACGGCCGCGGCGCCGGACACCCGGGTCCACTGGGCGGTGCGCGGCACGCAGCCGGGCTGGGGGGCGGTGGACGACGACCCGCTGCCGGAGCGGCAGGCCCTGGTGGAGTCGTCGAACCGGCTGGCGGAGGGTGCCCAACCGGGATTCCAGGTTCTCACGGGCGTCCGGGTGGACGCGTTCCGACCGGTCGGCGACCGGTTGGGGGTACGTCTCACCGGTGCCGCCGACCTCGAGCTGCAGGTGGACCGGGTCCTCTCGCTGACCGGGCACGTACCGGACCCGACGCTGCACCGCCAACTCCAGGTGCACGAGTGCTACGCCACGGCGGCGCCGATCGCACTCGCCGCCGAACTGCTCGGCGAGGAGGCGGGTGACTGCCTCGCGCAGGCCAGTCACGGGGTGAACGTGCTGCGCAACCCGGAGCCCAACTACTTCATCCTCGGCGCGAAGTCCTACGGCCGGAACTCCCAGTTCCTGCTCCGGGTCGGCTACGAGCAGGTGGCCGAGGTGGCGGGCGCGTACCCTGCGCCGGCGAGGCTGGGATGA
- a CDS encoding NAD(P)-dependent oxidoreductase produces MTPIAYVTAEWPQAAVSSLADLGYQARTGGWGQTGQVLTADRLAAEAAGASVLVVEVERVDAGLLAALPDLRVVCTARGTPTNVDVAACTDRNLPVLSAPGRNADSVADFVIGVLICGLRRIPAAERHLRDVGWLVGDDLPYLHFRGPELAGRTLGLIGYGAIGRRVAARARDGFGMRVIHHDPFRLAEPDGTGVTLPTLLATADVVSLHCTRSPETANLIDAAALALMKPGSYLINTAGGGMVDEAALLAAVESGALAGAALDVFGTEPLPPDSPLLRCDRLLLTPHLAGAATDVAAHHAELICADLARLAQGRRPVHCVNVDELWSTGSRPGPRD; encoded by the coding sequence ATGACCCCCATCGCGTACGTCACCGCCGAGTGGCCGCAGGCCGCCGTGTCGTCCCTGGCCGACCTGGGCTACCAGGCCCGGACCGGCGGCTGGGGGCAGACCGGGCAGGTGCTCACGGCGGACCGGCTGGCCGCCGAGGCGGCGGGGGCGAGCGTCCTCGTGGTCGAGGTGGAACGGGTCGACGCCGGGCTGCTGGCCGCGCTGCCCGACCTGCGGGTGGTGTGCACCGCCCGGGGCACCCCCACCAACGTGGACGTCGCCGCATGCACCGACCGGAACCTACCGGTGCTGTCCGCCCCCGGGCGCAACGCCGACTCGGTCGCCGATTTCGTCATCGGCGTGCTGATCTGCGGGCTGCGGCGGATCCCGGCGGCCGAGCGGCACCTGCGTGACGTCGGCTGGCTGGTCGGTGACGACCTGCCCTACCTGCACTTCCGCGGCCCGGAACTGGCCGGCCGGACGCTCGGGCTGATTGGTTACGGCGCGATCGGTCGACGCGTGGCGGCCCGGGCGAGGGACGGCTTCGGCATGCGGGTGATCCACCACGACCCGTTCCGGCTCGCCGAACCCGACGGCACCGGCGTCACCCTGCCCACCCTGCTGGCGACCGCCGACGTGGTGAGCCTGCACTGCACCCGGTCGCCGGAGACGGCCAACCTGATCGACGCGGCGGCGTTGGCGTTGATGAAGCCGGGCAGCTACCTCATCAACACGGCGGGTGGCGGCATGGTCGACGAGGCCGCGCTGCTGGCCGCCGTGGAGTCCGGGGCGCTCGCCGGCGCCGCCCTCGACGTGTTCGGCACCGAACCGCTCCCGCCGGACAGTCCGCTGCTGCGCTGTGACCGGCTGTTGCTGACTCCCCATCTCGCCGGCGCGGCCACCGACGTCGCCGCGCACCACGCGGAGCTGATCTGCGCCGACCTCGCTCGGCTGGCACAGGGACGACGGCCCGTGCACTGCGTCAACGTCGACGAGCTGTGGAGCACCGGGTCACGACCGGGCCCCCGGGACTGA
- a CDS encoding xylulokinase — translation MTADRVVGVDVGGSSVKVWLADPRGVRTRVAALPTLRPSPTRAEFDPAVWWAVIRRELRALIDEAGPGDLLGLVVSTMRQAFVLIDDRRELGNGILNSDRRGAATLDRLRERPDLYPVTGHWPAPELTLGKLLAVAADEPERWTATRRVLFVHDWVVWRLTGAQATEVSYACAGQLADVARRDWAVGVLTGFGLDTGKLAGLVEPGTPVGGLTDDTLGLPVGLPVHAGCGDTQLAAMGAGGLAEGVVTVVAGSSTPVQIATDRPLADPLCRPWVSTHARRDLWAAETNAGYPGTMGDWLRRLLGPIERSGRPGAGGLTAVVATPHWTEHDWSTKAPMTVLGLGPATRPEDLAQAFAEAHAYAVWSNLSDLEQVQGRPARRVVLTGGGAESLAPLLADVSGRSVEICPGAHGTSRAGWALVTGAAPAGVPTSLVAPRLGPDPYADAYQRYLATHGVLRAGLAEEER, via the coding sequence GTGACCGCCGACCGGGTCGTCGGGGTGGATGTCGGCGGTTCCAGCGTGAAGGTCTGGCTCGCCGACCCGCGCGGGGTGCGGACCCGCGTCGCCGCCCTGCCGACCCTGCGACCGTCCCCGACGCGCGCGGAGTTCGACCCGGCGGTGTGGTGGGCGGTGATCCGTCGCGAGCTTCGGGCGTTGATCGACGAGGCCGGACCTGGTGACCTGCTCGGGCTGGTGGTCAGCACGATGCGGCAGGCGTTCGTCCTGATCGACGACCGGCGGGAGCTGGGCAACGGCATCCTCAATAGCGACCGCCGCGGTGCCGCGACACTGGACCGGCTCCGCGAGCGGCCCGACCTCTACCCGGTGACCGGGCACTGGCCGGCACCGGAACTGACGCTGGGCAAGCTGCTGGCTGTGGCCGCCGACGAACCGGAACGCTGGACGGCCACCCGCCGGGTGCTCTTCGTACACGACTGGGTGGTCTGGCGGCTCACCGGCGCACAGGCCACCGAGGTCTCGTACGCCTGCGCGGGCCAGCTCGCGGACGTCGCGCGGCGCGACTGGGCCGTCGGGGTGCTGACCGGGTTCGGCCTCGACACCGGCAAGCTGGCCGGCCTGGTCGAGCCCGGCACGCCGGTGGGCGGGCTGACCGACGACACGCTCGGGCTGCCGGTCGGGCTGCCGGTGCACGCCGGCTGCGGGGACACCCAGCTCGCCGCGATGGGCGCGGGCGGGCTGGCCGAAGGTGTGGTGACGGTGGTCGCGGGCTCGAGCACGCCCGTGCAGATTGCCACCGACCGGCCGTTGGCCGACCCGTTGTGCCGCCCGTGGGTCTCCACGCACGCCCGCCGGGACCTGTGGGCGGCGGAGACCAACGCCGGCTACCCGGGCACCATGGGCGACTGGTTGCGCCGCCTGCTCGGCCCGATCGAGCGGTCGGGCCGGCCGGGGGCCGGCGGGCTGACCGCCGTGGTCGCCACCCCGCACTGGACCGAGCACGACTGGTCGACGAAGGCACCGATGACCGTGCTCGGTCTCGGCCCGGCGACCCGCCCGGAGGACCTGGCGCAGGCGTTCGCCGAGGCACACGCCTACGCGGTCTGGTCCAACCTGTCCGACCTGGAGCAGGTGCAGGGCCGGCCGGCGCGGCGGGTGGTGCTGACCGGCGGCGGTGCCGAGAGCCTGGCACCGCTGCTCGCCGACGTGTCCGGCCGGTCGGTGGAGATCTGTCCCGGCGCACACGGCACGTCGCGGGCCGGATGGGCGCTGGTCACCGGAGCGGCACCGGCCGGCGTGCCGACCAGTCTCGTGGCGCCACGACTCGGCCCGGACCCGTACGCCGACGCCTACCAGCGTTACCTGGCGACGCACGGTGTGCTGCGGGCCGGGCTGGCGGAGGAGGAACGATGA
- a CDS encoding class II aldolase/adducin family protein: MTDGIARDGRFTTGTTDGAETDAELLDDLISCGRAVVSAGLVRGSGGNLSARRPGTRNCWVTATGTWLDRLTPDDFSLVDIETGAVLAGNRRPTSEVLLHLASYRARPDANALIHLHPQLSVLLDAMGEPIRLVTIDHAYYLREVRSTPFTQSGTAELAQVAAAAVRDGANCVILGHHGCSVLGDGLELALKRALNLEEAATATYRALMLGRSVPECPPEYLERITAAEAGSAAVGAP, translated from the coding sequence GTGACCGACGGGATCGCCCGCGACGGCCGGTTCACGACCGGGACGACCGATGGTGCGGAGACCGACGCCGAACTGCTCGACGACCTGATCTCCTGCGGTCGGGCGGTGGTCTCCGCCGGCCTGGTACGGGGGTCCGGCGGCAACCTGTCGGCCCGTCGGCCCGGGACGCGGAACTGTTGGGTGACGGCGACCGGCACCTGGCTCGACCGTCTCACCCCGGACGACTTCTCCCTGGTCGACATCGAGACGGGGGCGGTGCTCGCCGGCAACCGTCGGCCCACCAGCGAGGTGCTCCTGCACCTGGCCAGCTACCGGGCCCGGCCGGACGCCAACGCGCTCATTCATCTGCACCCGCAGCTGTCGGTACTGCTCGACGCCATGGGTGAGCCGATCCGGTTGGTCACCATCGACCACGCCTACTACCTGCGCGAGGTGCGCTCCACGCCCTTCACACAGAGCGGCACCGCGGAGTTGGCGCAGGTCGCGGCGGCGGCGGTGCGGGACGGCGCCAACTGCGTCATCCTCGGCCACCACGGCTGCTCGGTACTCGGGGACGGCCTCGAACTCGCCCTCAAACGAGCCCTCAACCTGGAGGAGGCGGCCACCGCGACGTACCGGGCGCTGATGCTGGGCCGTTCGGTGCCGGAGTGCCCGCCCGAGTACCTGGAGCGGATCACCGCGGCGGAAGCCGGTTCAGCGGCGGTGGGTGCGCCGTGA
- a CDS encoding zinc-dependent alcohol dehydrogenase, with protein MRAVLARGPGRFELVDLAAPVPPPGGRILQVEATGVCAADRMLWNGTGPWQVCWPFVPGHEILGRDILTGERLTVEVKIPCGRCRFCTAGRTNLCPHGTHLGSGLPGGFAERIALPASAVTHPVPEELPRDAAVLAEPMACAVHAVRRAAVAAGDTVAVIGLGAVGALAVIAARARSAGRVVAVVRSDAKAEVARALGAEPVPVRPVEGGSPRSGVDDLDGRMDVVIECSGDPDAAALALRLAAPGGRVCLYGVYPRPAALDLNQIAEFKELTVTGGHLAPGCFPEAIALLPHVPADLLVTGVWGLTELPRALGPAQGPRIKEVVVP; from the coding sequence GTGAGGGCGGTCCTGGCCCGCGGGCCGGGCCGGTTCGAGCTGGTCGACCTGGCCGCACCCGTACCGCCGCCAGGTGGCCGGATCCTGCAGGTCGAGGCGACCGGCGTCTGTGCCGCCGACCGCATGCTCTGGAACGGCACCGGGCCGTGGCAGGTCTGCTGGCCGTTCGTGCCCGGACACGAGATCCTCGGCCGGGACATTCTCACCGGGGAGCGGCTGACCGTCGAGGTCAAGATCCCTTGCGGGCGGTGCCGGTTCTGCACCGCCGGCCGGACGAACCTCTGTCCTCACGGAACCCACCTGGGATCCGGTCTGCCCGGTGGGTTCGCGGAGCGGATCGCCCTGCCCGCCTCCGCGGTGACCCATCCTGTCCCGGAGGAACTGCCCCGCGACGCGGCCGTACTCGCCGAACCGATGGCCTGCGCGGTGCACGCCGTACGCCGGGCCGCCGTCGCCGCCGGCGACACCGTCGCCGTGATCGGACTCGGTGCGGTCGGTGCGCTGGCCGTGATCGCCGCCCGGGCCCGCTCGGCCGGCCGGGTCGTGGCGGTCGTCCGCAGCGACGCCAAGGCGGAGGTGGCCCGAGCCCTCGGCGCCGAACCCGTGCCCGTCCGGCCGGTCGAGGGCGGATCGCCGAGGTCCGGCGTGGACGATCTCGACGGTCGGATGGACGTGGTCATCGAGTGCTCCGGCGACCCGGACGCCGCCGCGCTCGCGCTGCGCCTCGCCGCCCCCGGCGGGCGGGTCTGCCTCTACGGCGTCTACCCCCGCCCGGCCGCGCTGGACCTCAACCAGATCGCCGAGTTCAAGGAGTTGACGGTCACGGGGGGTCACCTCGCACCCGGTTGCTTCCCGGAGGCCATCGCACTGCTGCCCCACGTGCCGGCTGATCTGCTGGTCACCGGCGTGTGGGGGCTGACCGAACTGCCCCGGGCGCTCGGACCGGCCCAGGGCCCGCGGATCAAGGAGGTGGTGGTGCCGTGA
- a CDS encoding sugar phosphate isomerase/epimerase family protein, with product MDPAREVHVASGWQLADSDWNHWPDGLRDDEIWPLAAGLEVSGVEVGVYAATDELSADRVARRQSLVAAHRLPVLAVLLSLPAQRWPGGAFTGRPDAVAAEVRSCASVCRRWGLRTLGVWPGADPSTASWDSFVTGVRQARDAADELGVRLAVEYKPGTMVPDAAAALELVRAAPGTGVLLDTGHAYAAGEDPADVVRRLGDRLWHVHLGDAAPGREDDDLPLGRLHDARPVLAALDAVGFTGVAAFDLYGAVSDGGQTGRQAVAESLAHLGNRR from the coding sequence GTGGATCCCGCACGGGAGGTGCACGTGGCCAGCGGCTGGCAGCTCGCCGACAGCGACTGGAACCACTGGCCGGACGGCCTGCGCGACGACGAGATCTGGCCCCTGGCGGCCGGGCTGGAAGTGTCCGGGGTCGAGGTCGGCGTCTATGCCGCCACGGACGAGCTGTCCGCCGACCGGGTCGCCCGACGGCAGTCGCTCGTGGCGGCCCACCGGCTTCCGGTGCTGGCGGTCCTGCTCTCGCTGCCTGCGCAGCGGTGGCCGGGCGGCGCCTTCACCGGCCGGCCCGACGCCGTCGCCGCAGAGGTCCGGTCCTGCGCGTCGGTCTGCCGCCGCTGGGGCCTGCGCACGCTGGGAGTGTGGCCGGGCGCCGATCCGTCCACCGCCTCCTGGGACTCCTTCGTCACCGGCGTCCGGCAGGCCCGGGACGCCGCCGACGAGCTCGGGGTACGGCTGGCCGTCGAGTACAAGCCCGGCACAATGGTGCCCGACGCCGCCGCCGCGCTGGAACTGGTCCGCGCCGCGCCCGGCACGGGTGTGCTGCTGGACACCGGCCACGCGTACGCGGCCGGCGAGGACCCGGCGGACGTCGTCCGGCGGCTCGGTGATCGACTCTGGCACGTCCACCTCGGGGACGCCGCCCCCGGCCGGGAGGACGACGACCTGCCGCTGGGGCGGTTGCACGACGCCCGACCGGTGCTCGCCGCGCTCGACGCGGTCGGTTTCACCGGCGTGGCCGCGTTCGACCTCTACGGGGCGGTCAGCGACGGCGGGCAGACCGGTCGACAGGCGGTCGCCGAGTCCCTGGCCCATCTGGGGAACCGGCGGTGA
- a CDS encoding beta-ketoacyl-[acyl-carrier-protein] synthase family protein codes for MRRRVVITGMGAVTPLASDLPGTWQALCEGRSGIREIDGAHNAVRIAGQAVDFDPNTALGTRTARQFDRYTQLALVAAREARAVAGLPGRSGDERWATVIGTGLGGIGSHERAVLALAAGRRSGSAYTAVAMVPSAAAAAVAIESGAQGPALAPGTACASGTDAIGLGADLIRLGRADVVLAGGADAPVGPVALSAFNAVGAAATGDGDPASACRPFAVDRTGLVVAEGAAVVVLESAEHAAGRGATALAEVLGYGSSNDAHHLSAPAADGVAATRALRAALRDAQVSPEQVGYVNAHGTGTVLNDRVEARVLAGVLGARTPVSSTKSMTGHLMGACGALEAAVCVQVLRTGIVPATRNCHELDPECAGIDVVRGDNRAMDVSVAVSPSFGFGGYNAVLTLGRA; via the coding sequence ATGCGTCGACGTGTCGTGATCACCGGGATGGGCGCGGTCACTCCGCTGGCCAGCGACCTCCCCGGTACCTGGCAGGCCCTGTGCGAGGGACGCAGCGGGATCCGCGAAATCGACGGGGCCCACAATGCCGTGCGCATCGCCGGGCAGGCCGTCGACTTCGACCCGAACACCGCGCTCGGCACCCGGACCGCCCGGCAGTTCGACCGGTACACCCAGCTGGCCCTGGTCGCGGCCCGGGAGGCACGCGCGGTCGCGGGCCTGCCCGGGCGCAGCGGCGACGAGCGGTGGGCCACGGTGATCGGCACCGGGCTGGGCGGCATCGGCAGCCACGAGCGGGCGGTGCTGGCCCTGGCCGCGGGACGCCGCTCGGGCAGCGCCTACACGGCCGTCGCCATGGTGCCCAGCGCCGCGGCCGCCGCGGTGGCGATCGAGTCCGGCGCCCAGGGGCCGGCGCTGGCCCCCGGCACCGCCTGTGCCAGCGGCACCGACGCGATCGGCCTCGGCGCCGACCTGATCCGGTTGGGTCGTGCCGACGTGGTGCTCGCCGGTGGCGCCGACGCCCCGGTGGGTCCGGTCGCGCTGTCCGCGTTCAACGCGGTCGGGGCGGCCGCCACCGGCGACGGCGACCCGGCGTCGGCGTGCCGTCCGTTCGCCGTCGACCGTACCGGCCTGGTGGTCGCGGAGGGCGCCGCCGTGGTCGTCCTGGAGTCGGCCGAGCACGCGGCGGGGCGTGGGGCCACCGCCCTCGCCGAGGTGCTCGGCTACGGGTCGAGCAACGACGCGCACCACCTGAGCGCCCCGGCGGCTGACGGCGTCGCCGCCACCCGGGCGTTGCGCGCGGCGCTGCGGGACGCGCAGGTGTCGCCGGAGCAGGTCGGCTACGTCAACGCGCACGGCACCGGCACGGTGCTGAACGACCGGGTGGAGGCGCGGGTGCTCGCCGGGGTGCTGGGCGCCCGGACCCCGGTGTCGTCGACCAAGTCCATGACCGGGCACCTGATGGGTGCCTGCGGCGCGCTGGAGGCGGCGGTCTGCGTGCAGGTGCTGCGTACCGGCATCGTGCCGGCGACGCGCAACTGCCACGAGCTCGACCCGGAGTGCGCCGGCATCGACGTGGTACGCGGCGACAACCGTGCGATGGACGTGTCGGTCGCCGTCAGCCCGAGCTTCGGCTTCGGCGGCTACAACGCGGTGCTGACGCTGGGTCGGGCATGA
- a CDS encoding 3-oxoacyl-ACP synthase III family protein, with translation MTGQGGVSAVVTGIGHYLPDQVMTTRDVVNRVNERSGRTVVSPRVIHMFSGVEERRYAPPGTTSSELAARAGQAAMAAAGVDPTDIDLLLFAAVTQDVIEPATANIVQERLGCWNAAVFDVKNACNSFVNALDVAAAKIKLGQCRRVLVTTGEVASIHVAWQIRETDEIGLKLPALTVGDAGGAFVVEAGPAPGVLPGVFRSDGREWRRSVILSGGTLKPHDGDHFTMDCDGSRLHELGVERVPAVVGEVLEGAGWTTDDVKLVVPHQTSVQTIEMLRVKLGFAPEQVMVTVDRLGNTGAASIPVALSLAVTEGRAGPGDKILLVGGAAGFGVSVIPLVLPG, from the coding sequence GTGACCGGACAGGGTGGAGTGTCGGCGGTGGTGACCGGGATCGGGCACTACCTGCCGGACCAGGTCATGACCACCAGGGACGTGGTGAACCGGGTCAACGAACGCAGCGGACGTACGGTGGTGTCCCCCCGGGTGATCCACATGTTCAGCGGGGTGGAGGAACGCCGGTACGCACCCCCGGGCACCACGTCCTCCGAGTTGGCCGCCCGGGCCGGTCAGGCGGCGATGGCCGCCGCCGGCGTCGACCCCACGGACATCGACCTGCTGTTGTTCGCGGCGGTCACCCAGGACGTCATCGAGCCGGCCACGGCCAACATCGTGCAGGAGCGGCTCGGCTGCTGGAACGCGGCGGTGTTCGACGTGAAGAACGCCTGCAACAGCTTCGTCAACGCGCTCGACGTGGCCGCGGCGAAGATCAAGCTGGGGCAGTGCCGGAGGGTGCTGGTGACCACCGGCGAGGTCGCCTCCATCCATGTCGCGTGGCAGATCCGCGAGACGGACGAGATCGGGCTCAAGCTTCCGGCGCTCACCGTGGGCGATGCCGGCGGGGCGTTCGTGGTGGAGGCGGGTCCGGCGCCCGGGGTACTGCCGGGGGTGTTCCGCTCCGACGGACGGGAGTGGCGTCGGTCCGTCATCCTTTCCGGCGGCACCCTGAAGCCGCACGACGGCGACCACTTCACCATGGACTGCGACGGTTCGCGGCTGCACGAGCTGGGCGTCGAGCGGGTACCCGCCGTGGTGGGCGAGGTGCTTGAGGGCGCGGGCTGGACGACCGACGACGTCAAGCTGGTGGTCCCGCACCAGACGTCCGTCCAGACGATCGAGATGCTCCGGGTGAAGCTCGGCTTCGCGCCCGAGCAGGTGATGGTGACCGTGGACCGGCTGGGCAACACGGGCGCGGCGAGCATCCCGGTGGCGCTGAGCCTCGCGGTCACCGAGGGCCGGGCCGGGCCCGGCGACAAGATCCTGCTGGTCGGCGGTGCCGCCGGCTTCGGCGTGTCGGTGATCCCGCTGGTCCTGCCGGGTTGA